The following proteins are encoded in a genomic region of Diabrotica virgifera virgifera chromosome 1, PGI_DIABVI_V3a:
- the LOC126892312 gene encoding uncharacterized protein LOC126892312: MMDSTSANNSASVLQDNSASVDRISVKIPPFCPNDPEIRFLQVENQFTLANITSDATKFNYIVANLETVYISKVRDIIVSPPATERYVKLKSELIKRLSASQKQKIKRLLEHEELGDRRPSQFLRHLQSLAGTKVPDNIVKSLWLGRLSSSTQAILATQAKASLDAVAELADTISEAIAPSVHISEASNARESTIDKLTAELAGIAKE; encoded by the exons ATGATGGACAGTACCAGTGCCAACAACAGTGCTTCAGTGCTTCAGGATAACAGTGCTTCAGTTGATCGGATTTCAGTTAAAATCCCACCGTTTTGTCCCAACGATCCTGAAATTCGGTTCCTGCAAGTAGAAAACCAATTTACACTTGCAAACATAACAAGTGACGCAACAAAATTTAACTACATAGTTGCTAATCTCGAAACAGTGTACATATCAAAAGTTAGGGACATCATTGTGTCACCACCAGCAACAGAAAGGTACGTAAAGTTAAAGTCAGAGTTAATTAAGAGACTTAGtgcatctcaaaaacaaaaaattaaaagactaCTTGAGCATGAAGAACTGGGCGATCGACGACCTTCTCAATTTTTACGACATTTACAGTCTTTAGCAGGCACAAAAGTACCAGATAATATTGTAAAATCTCTGTGGTTAGGTAGACTGTCATCGTCTACACAGGCTATCCTAGCTACTCAAGCTAAAGCTAGTTTGGACGCAGTTGCCGAGCTAGCTGACACAATCTCCGAAGCTATAGCTCCTAGCGTCCATATTTCAGAAGCTTCCAACGCGCGCGAAAGTACCATCGATAAATTGACAGCCGAATTAGCTGGTATC GCCAAGGAATAA